The following proteins are co-located in the Imtechella halotolerans genome:
- a CDS encoding SDR family oxidoreductase, with protein MDLGLHHKVIIVTGGTKGIGGAISKAIAAEGGIAVFIARSNEEGISLQNEMNTCNQEAFFIQADLTKQGNCEKVVAMAVEKYGRIDGLVNNAGRNDNVGLEMGTIDRFTTSLNENLLHYYEMAHYCLPELKKTKGSILNISSKVALTGQGGTSGYAAAKGAQLALTREWATELLPFGIRVNAILPAEVMTPLYRNWLHSFKDPIKKQREIEQNIPLGKRMTTAEEIASLAVFLISEKSAHTTGQFLSPDGGYVHLDRSIT; from the coding sequence ATGGATTTAGGACTACATCATAAAGTAATCATTGTTACCGGGGGTACTAAAGGAATTGGAGGTGCAATCTCTAAAGCTATAGCTGCTGAAGGAGGTATAGCTGTTTTTATTGCGAGATCGAATGAGGAAGGGATATCGCTTCAAAATGAAATGAACACTTGCAACCAGGAGGCTTTTTTTATACAGGCGGATCTAACCAAGCAGGGAAATTGTGAAAAGGTAGTGGCAATGGCAGTTGAGAAGTACGGACGGATAGACGGGCTTGTTAATAACGCTGGACGGAATGATAACGTAGGACTTGAAATGGGGACTATTGATAGGTTTACTACTTCTTTAAATGAAAATCTACTGCATTATTATGAAATGGCTCATTATTGTTTACCCGAATTAAAGAAAACGAAAGGATCTATTTTAAACATAAGTTCTAAAGTCGCTTTAACGGGGCAAGGAGGAACCTCAGGTTACGCGGCTGCTAAAGGAGCACAACTTGCCCTTACTAGAGAATGGGCAACTGAATTGTTGCCATTTGGAATTAGGGTAAATGCAATATTACCTGCAGAGGTAATGACTCCTTTATATCGTAATTGGCTTCATTCGTTTAAAGATCCCATTAAAAAACAACGTGAAATAGAACAAAATATACCATTAGGAAAACGGATGACCACAGCCGAGGAAATTGCTTCATTGGCAGTATTTCTAATATCTGAAAAATCGGCCCATACAACAGGACAGTTCTTATCTCCCGATGGAGGATATGTACATCTGGATCGATCAATTACCTAA
- a CDS encoding alpha-L-fucosidase, translating into MKCIKISIAIVFIVLISSCSNTKKIISYGPLPSHRQLMWHEMEYYGFIHFNMNTFTNMEWGMGNESPESFNPTELDARQWARVAKEAGMKGIILTAKHHDGFCLWPSAYTEHSVKNAPWKNGKGDVVRELADACREYGLKMGVYLSPWDRNHSAYGSPEYVTYFHNQLKELLTNYGDIFEVWFDGANGGSGYYGGANETRKIDNKTYYQWDEVTRIVRELQPNAVIFGDGGPDVRWVGNEEGWANETNWNLLRKIEVYPGYPKHEQLRSGHEDGTHWVPAEADVSIRPGWYYHPSEDHQVKSLPHLLDIYYQSVGRNASLLLNLPVDTRGLIHENDVRQLMALKNQLDKDFSFDLAKNARVIASNTRNNGGQFSATNVNDQMNDTFWAADDNELPVSITIDFESPTAVNRLVLQEYIKLGQRIKKFTVEAFVNEQWQTIDTQTTVGYKRILRFDTVKASKIRITITESKAAPALSTIALYHAPNVLTQPKTVRSKEGEVSLHVSDKNIEIYYTTDGSTPEINPKYKYSQPFYVHKPTVIKAIAYNPDDAGTTEETTVFYDISKKDWQVVSVSSGALAEAGKLIDENPLTIFATAQGTSSPQEVVIDLGDIYSLRGFTYVPMQDRWSFGIITHYEFAVSQDGNQWITVSQGEFGNIVNNPIEQQVIFPNHKARYIRLKGIKIHGEGYRSTFGEIGVFTTN; encoded by the coding sequence ATGAAATGCATAAAAATATCCATAGCAATTGTGTTTATTGTATTGATAAGCTCATGTAGTAATACTAAAAAAATAATATCCTACGGGCCTTTGCCTTCTCACAGACAGTTAATGTGGCATGAAATGGAATACTATGGATTTATTCATTTTAATATGAACACATTTACCAATATGGAATGGGGAATGGGAAATGAATCTCCCGAGTCTTTTAATCCTACTGAATTAGATGCTCGGCAGTGGGCTAGAGTTGCAAAGGAAGCGGGAATGAAGGGAATTATTCTTACGGCCAAGCATCATGATGGATTTTGTCTTTGGCCTTCTGCCTATACAGAGCATTCAGTTAAAAACGCCCCATGGAAAAATGGCAAAGGAGATGTTGTTAGAGAGTTGGCTGATGCTTGTAGAGAATATGGATTAAAAATGGGTGTTTATCTATCACCTTGGGATCGTAATCACTCAGCGTATGGTAGTCCTGAATATGTTACTTATTTCCATAATCAATTGAAAGAGTTATTGACTAATTATGGGGATATATTTGAAGTTTGGTTTGATGGTGCCAATGGAGGTTCGGGATATTATGGAGGGGCTAATGAAACTAGAAAAATTGATAATAAAACATATTATCAATGGGATGAGGTAACCAGAATTGTTAGAGAATTACAACCTAATGCTGTTATTTTTGGTGATGGTGGTCCTGATGTAAGATGGGTTGGTAATGAGGAAGGTTGGGCTAATGAAACTAATTGGAATTTGTTACGAAAAATAGAAGTATATCCAGGATACCCTAAACATGAACAATTACGTTCTGGCCATGAGGATGGCACACATTGGGTTCCAGCTGAGGCGGATGTTTCTATTCGCCCAGGGTGGTATTATCACCCCTCAGAAGACCATCAGGTAAAATCACTACCACATTTATTAGATATTTACTATCAATCTGTAGGGCGAAATGCATCGCTATTACTGAATCTTCCAGTAGACACTCGTGGATTAATTCATGAGAATGATGTACGTCAACTCATGGCTTTAAAAAATCAACTCGATAAAGATTTTTCTTTTGATTTAGCAAAAAACGCAAGAGTAATAGCTAGTAATACTAGGAATAACGGAGGTCAATTTTCTGCTACTAATGTTAATGATCAAATGAATGATACTTTTTGGGCAGCTGACGATAATGAATTACCTGTTTCCATTACCATTGATTTTGAGTCACCAACAGCTGTAAATCGATTAGTTCTTCAAGAGTATATTAAATTGGGTCAACGTATAAAGAAGTTTACAGTTGAGGCTTTTGTAAATGAACAGTGGCAAACAATAGACACCCAAACAACTGTTGGATATAAACGAATTTTGAGATTCGATACTGTAAAGGCATCTAAAATACGTATAACTATTACAGAAAGTAAAGCTGCTCCGGCGCTGTCTACCATTGCACTTTATCATGCACCTAATGTACTTACACAACCTAAAACAGTTCGATCTAAAGAAGGGGAGGTGTCCTTACATGTCAGCGATAAAAATATTGAGATATATTACACTACTGACGGGAGTACGCCAGAGATTAATCCAAAATATAAATATAGTCAACCTTTTTATGTTCATAAACCTACTGTCATAAAGGCAATTGCCTACAATCCTGATGATGCTGGTACAACAGAGGAAACTACTGTGTTTTATGATATTTCAAAGAAGGATTGGCAGGTTGTGTCAGTATCTTCAGGTGCATTGGCGGAGGCTGGTAAACTCATAGATGAAAACCCATTGACAATTTTTGCCACAGCCCAAGGGACTTCTTCTCCTCAAGAAGTGGTTATAGATTTGGGAGATATCTACTCATTAAGAGGGTTTACTTATGTTCCAATGCAGGATCGCTGGTCTTTTGGTATTATAACTCATTATGAGTTTGCAGTGAGCCAAGACGGGAATCAATGGATAACAGTTTCTCAAGGTGAGTTTGGAAATATTGTAAACAATCCAATAGAGCAGCAAGTAATATTCCCAAATCACAAGGCAAGGTATATACGTTTAAAGGGTATTAAAATTCATGGAGAAGGATATCGATCTACTTTTGGTGAGATTGGGGTATTCACAACTAATTAA